The Proteus terrae subsp. cibarius genome contains the following window.
GGCGTAGGTGGTGAAATTCAATTAACGGATGCGATTGATTTATTATTGAAAAAAGAAGTCGCTGAAGCATATACCTTAGTGGGTAAATCACATGACTGTGGTAATAAGCTAGGATATATGAAAGCCTTTGTTGAATATGGCCTACATAATTCTGCCTTAAAAGAAGAATTTGCTTCTTGGATGCAGGACTTTTGTGAAAAAACATTGTTACCCAAAACAGAAGTCATAGAAGAAGATGAAGTAAGTGAAGCACAAAAGATAGTTGCTATCTTTTGAGTTTATCTTGAAATAATATGCAATATGCCGACCGAACTAAGATGGCGGTCGGCAATAGCAGGAGAGAAAGTCAATGTCTTTTAGGCACTTATCTCGTTGTAATTTTCTATTTTCCACCTTTTTTATTTTAGGTTTGTTGCTTATGGTTTCTCCCTCAATACAGGCAGCAGATACCCAAGTAGGATGGCAACAGTTTAAAGAACGCTATATTAAGGATGATGGGCGAGTTATAGACAGCGCTAACAAAAACATTTCACACTCTGAAGGTCAAGGCTATGGCATGTTAATGGCCGTGATAAGTGATGATCATGAAACATTTAATAAGTTATGGCGCTGGACTGCCACTTCTCTTTATCGTGGCGATTTAGGCTTATTTAAGTGGCGTTATGAGCCTGAAAATAGTGAACATACCCCTGATCCTAATAATGCAACAGATGGTGATATCTTAATTGCGTGGGCATTATTAAAAGCTGGCGAAAAATGGAATGATGAAAGTTACCTTTCAGCTTCTGATTCTATTCAACACGCTATTTTGGAACATACTTTAATTAAGACAAAAAGTTATACCGTACTTTTACCCGGTATTAATGGTTTTAAGACGCCAGAAGAAATTATTATTAATCCATCCTATTTTATTTTCCCTGCATGGAAAGATTTTTACCGCACAAGTAACGATGTTCGTTGGAAAGTGTTAATTAATGATAGTCAGTCTTTACTTAGAAATATGCGATTTGGTGAATATCAATTACCAACAGACTGGGTAAGTTTATATCCAGATGGAAAGATAGAACCGAGTGAAAAATGGCCTGCACGATTTAGCTTTGACGCAATACGTATTCCGCTTTATTTAGCTTGGGCACATGATGAATTAGCGCTACAACCTTTTGTGCAGTATTGGCAGCAATTTGATCGTTATAAAACCCCAGCTTGGGTAAGTATTGATGCTCAAGAGCGCGCTGAATATAACCTTACTCCCGGCATGATGGCGGTGAGAGATTTAACGATGAAAGCACCTATTGAAGATGTCGATTTAAGTGAAGATACGGATTATTATTCTTCAGCTTTACATTTATTAGCGGCCTTTGCTCAAAACGGACAATAAGTATATTTAGTTAATTTGAATGATAGATAGCTTAAATTCCTTTTAATACAGAAAGGCATTAAGTTATCTATTTTGTTTATATTGATAGTGCTAAAAAATAAATTTATAAATTATTTATACTTATTCAATACTAATAAGTTAATAGTAATTTGTTATCTCTATGTTTTTGTAACGCTATGTTTTTAAATAATAAATAAACCTTAAGCCATGATCTAAAAATAATTTATTTGATGATATTTATGCTAAAGTTATCTCAGTAATTTGACAGTGTTATTAATATAATCTCTCATCAATAATAGAATAGAGGTGAATAAATGAAAGTTTCAGCACGCAATCAGTTAGTTGGTAAAGTTATTGATATTATTGAAGGTGCCGTTAATAGCGAAGTGATTTTATCTTTAGCCCATGGTGAAAAACTTGCCACAATTATTACTAAAGAGAGCCGTGACAGTTTAAAAATCAAAAAAGATGGCGAAGCAATTGCCATTATTAAAGCGCCGTGGGTTGTTTTAGCACTGCCTGATTGCGGTTTAAATTTCTCTGCACGTAACCAATTTTTAGGTAAAGTAACTCAAATCGCACAAGGTGCGGTGAACTCTACCGTTCATTTAGAAACAGCTAAAGGTTTAGAACTGACAGCTGTTATTACAAATGAAAGCTTACAAGAGATGGAACTGGTAAAAGGCAGTGATGTTTTAGCGCTAGTGAAGGCATCAAGTGTGATTGTCGCGACACGCAAATAATTGCTAGTTTATTTCTTGAAATAAAAAAGAGGCTAAATATCTAGCCTCTTTCTTTTTGATATTAATTATCTTTTTGAATTTATTATCCCGATCATCTTTTATTCAGGTAATAAAAATTAATTATCTGTACTACCTGCAACTTTAAGTTTGTTATAGATATAATTTTTATAACTGTTAACTAATTTCTCGTCTTCACAGTCATTTAATTTACCTTCACATAAATGGCGCATTTGAATGTTTGCTTTGTAGAAAGGAGATAATGGCAAACGAGCACGTTCCAGTATCATGCCACCTAAGAAGCTAATATCCGTTAACTCACCCGTTGAAAGTGACGCACCTTGCGTTAGGTTGTCTCTCAATGTGAATTGAGTAATATGCGCGGGGTTAGTAAATGGTGACAGGTAATTATTTAGCTCAATATTAGGTTGATGATCACCAAAATAGAGAAACATTGTCGGTTTTTCTCTTTGGGCGACAAAATTAGAGAAATCTTTAATTGCCGGATCACTGGTAATTATTTTTTCCATATAGTGACTAAATTTACCCGGTGCATTACTGCTTTCTGTATGACCTGCTATTTGGTACATATCTCTGTGTGATTCGTCATAAGGGCCATGTTCATACATGGTTAATGAGAATATAAACAAGGGTTTGTCTGTGCGTTTTTTCAGTACCTCTTCAACGTAGCCCAACATATCTTGTGTCGATATTTTCCAGAGATTTTCTTCTAATGTTCCTGGATAACCAAGCTCTTGTGGTTGAATAATTTCATCAACGCCCATTTGCTCATAAGCATAACCGGCATGATAAGCACTGCGATTAAATGGGGTGAGTAAGACAGTGTAATAGCCTTCAGCTTTGAGTTGGCGGAATAAACTTTCATTAAGATTATCGACAACAAAATAGAATACCGAATTTTTACGCGCACCAAAATCATCCGTATTTAGCCCTGTTAATACAGAAAATTCAGAAAGCCAAGTACCACCACCAAAGGTTTGTACACGTAAAGGGCTTTGTGCACTCACACCTTCATCTTTTTGGAACATAAATAAATCAGGCAGTGCAACATCTGTATTAAATTGATAAATATGAGGGTTAACTGTCGATTCCTGTAATAAAACGATAATGTCAGGTTTTATGTCTGTTTGTGTTTCTGGTAATACGGTTTTATTTGCTTGTTCAAGGAAGTAATCCGCATTTTCCTTGAAATAAGGAGGGTGATAAGCGGTTTGGTAACCAGACATGATTAAATTAGTGACAGTACCTCGTCCACCCGGAAGAGTGCCTTCCCATTCAGCTTGCCATTTTTCTACGGTGAAATGAATAGTGGTAAACCCAATGACTATTAAGAGTAGGCTACTCATACGCAATGCTGGGCGTGATTTTTGGGAAAAACGCCAAGCGATGGACATATTGATAAGAAGCCATATTAGCATCACAATCAATGCAACACCGGCTTCCCAATAATGGCCTAATGTCCCTAAATTCGAGCTATCAAAAGCCAAATCAAAATCAGAGAACATTAATGCTTCTTTGTAATAATGAACTTTGAGCTGATTAATAAACTTAGTTATTAGGAAGAGTGTACCGGTGGTAATAGCCGAAAATAAGACACGAGCAGATAAAATAAAGCAAAGAGAAAAAAGAATAAAATAAGCACCTACTGAAAGAAGTGCAGTATAAATAAACGTTACTTTCTCAAAAACAATAAAGAGTGAGGCTATAAGAATAAGTGCAAGATAAGCACTTCCTAATATTTTTTTCATGTCTCTTCCGAGTATAGCGATAAAGAATAAAGGGATATTTTACAAATATTGTAGGCGATAACCTTAAATAGGCTAAATAACTTTATTTAGCCTAAATTAACATCTGTATTTAGAATAACCCTTTGTCTCGTAAAATATGAAGATCTTTTTTGCGGCGAGTAAAACCCGTGCGATCAAAATACTCTAAAATTTGCACTGCTAATTTACGCCCAACGGATAATTCATCACGGAAATCCGCTGCGGTAACACTGCCATTGTTTTCATTATATTTCACAATGATAGATGCAAATTTTTCTATTGTTTGGTGTGTATAGTAGCGATCGGCAATAATCGGAATAATTAAACCTAATTGCGCCGCTTTACGTAATAATGAGCGGATCACCTTCTCATCATTTTTCATTTCATTGGCTAGATCACGTACCCACCAAGGCTCAGATTGCTCAAAGTAGACTTTGGCATTTTGCCATAGCGCATCTTGTTCTGGAGAAAAGGCAAGACCATGAGTTGGGAGATGAAGCCAACCACGACTTTGGCTAATAGCACCTTCTTTACGTAATTGATCTATTAAGTGATAGACCAATTCATCATGATAAGTCGGTAGTGCCATCCGTTTTAAACGAGAACGACCCACACCCATTTGGTCATTATGTTGTTGATGATATTCCGCAAGGGTATCGAGTAATTTCTGTTTTGCATTATCAGCATTTTCTTTAGAAAGAATAACGCCTGCAACGCTGACTAAATCAAAGGTTTCTAATAACTGAGTTAGTGCACTCTCAGTTAATTGCTGAGCCCAAGCAAATTGACTTAGAGAGAGTTCACCTTTTGGTAAACATAACGCTAAATTGGCGCTAACGCTGTCTGCGCTATTAAGTTGGTGTAACCAAGTTAAGAATTCAGCTTGTCGTTTACCTCTACGTGGTGAGTGCAAATGTA
Protein-coding sequences here:
- a CDS encoding LTA synthase family protein; this translates as MKKILGSAYLALILIASLFIVFEKVTFIYTALLSVGAYFILFSLCFILSARVLFSAITTGTLFLITKFINQLKVHYYKEALMFSDFDLAFDSSNLGTLGHYWEAGVALIVMLIWLLINMSIAWRFSQKSRPALRMSSLLLIVIGFTTIHFTVEKWQAEWEGTLPGGRGTVTNLIMSGYQTAYHPPYFKENADYFLEQANKTVLPETQTDIKPDIIVLLQESTVNPHIYQFNTDVALPDLFMFQKDEGVSAQSPLRVQTFGGGTWLSEFSVLTGLNTDDFGARKNSVFYFVVDNLNESLFRQLKAEGYYTVLLTPFNRSAYHAGYAYEQMGVDEIIQPQELGYPGTLEENLWKISTQDMLGYVEEVLKKRTDKPLFIFSLTMYEHGPYDESHRDMYQIAGHTESSNAPGKFSHYMEKIITSDPAIKDFSNFVAQREKPTMFLYFGDHQPNIELNNYLSPFTNPAHITQFTLRDNLTQGASLSTGELTDISFLGGMILERARLPLSPFYKANIQMRHLCEGKLNDCEDEKLVNSYKNYIYNKLKVAGSTDN
- a CDS encoding glycosyl hydrolase family 8, encoding MSFRHLSRCNFLFSTFFILGLLLMVSPSIQAADTQVGWQQFKERYIKDDGRVIDSANKNISHSEGQGYGMLMAVISDDHETFNKLWRWTATSLYRGDLGLFKWRYEPENSEHTPDPNNATDGDILIAWALLKAGEKWNDESYLSASDSIQHAILEHTLIKTKSYTVLLPGINGFKTPEEIIINPSYFIFPAWKDFYRTSNDVRWKVLINDSQSLLRNMRFGEYQLPTDWVSLYPDGKIEPSEKWPARFSFDAIRIPLYLAWAHDELALQPFVQYWQQFDRYKTPAWVSIDAQERAEYNLTPGMMAVRDLTMKAPIEDVDLSEDTDYYSSALHLLAAFAQNGQ
- a CDS encoding TOBE domain-containing protein, whose amino-acid sequence is MKVSARNQLVGKVIDIIEGAVNSEVILSLAHGEKLATIITKESRDSLKIKKDGEAIAIIKAPWVVLALPDCGLNFSARNQFLGKVTQIAQGAVNSTVHLETAKGLELTAVITNESLQEMELVKGSDVLALVKASSVIVATRK